In the genome of Mugil cephalus isolate CIBA_MC_2020 chromosome 21, CIBA_Mcephalus_1.1, whole genome shotgun sequence, one region contains:
- the otofa gene encoding otoferlin isoform X5: protein MMSLMVHLKSVGHLRGKGDRIAKVTFRGLSFYSRVAENCEEVAPFNETFRWPIASRLDGNEMLEVQVYNYSKVFSNRLVGTFCMVLQKVAEEGHLELTDTLIDDNNTSIKTNVTLEIRYQPMDGTVGVWSDGEFLDVPDDRDGMFSFETDSLLSGQSHGSGTSPGRSLQGSIPTFRKAGRGVFSAMKLGKIKSSRDDHKRGDEPAILDMEDLDRKAMRLAGALDPDTISLASVTAVTTNVSNKRSKPDIKMEPSSGRPVDYQISITVIEARQLIGLNMDPVVCVEIGDDKKYTSMKESTNCPYYNEYFVFDFHVPPDVMFDKIIKLSVIHSKNLLRSGTLVGTFKMDVGTVYSQPEHQFYHKWAILSDPDDITAGCKGYIKCDIAVVGKGDNIKTPHKANETDEDDIEGNLLLPEGIPAERQWARFYVKIYRAEGLPKMNTSIMANVKKAFIGENRDLVDPYVQVQFAGQKGKTSVQKSSYEPIWNEQIVFTELFPPLCKRMKVQIRDSDKVNDVAIGTHFIDLRKISNEGDKGFLPTLGPAWVNMYGSTRQYTLMDEHQDLNEGLGEGVSFRARLLVSIAVEILDTTSPEIICSSDVQMDSVSNISESATGKIEEFFLFGSFLEATMIDRKIGDKMISFEITIGNYGNQIDGVSKPSSTRRKKKDAENEEEESELIQNSSEDEADEDKDLVSVSSTPLMKPVITDRNYFHLPYFEKKPCVYIKSWWQDQRRRLYNSNMMDKIADKLEEGVNDVQEIIKTEKAFPERRLRGVLEELSIGCSRFVTLANKDVNHAGRTKLDRERLKSCMREMDSMAQQAKQIRTQVKKNTVRDKLKLVQNFLLKLRFLADEPQHSIPDVFIWMMSNSKRIAYARIPSKDILYSIVDEETGKDCGKVKAVFLKLPGKKGFGPAGWTVQAKLELYLWLGLNKQRKDFLNGLPNGFEEIRSAKTSCGLPSIPPVSLVYNMKQVFQLRAHMYQARSLFAADSSGLSDPFARVFFSTHSQVTEVLSETLCPTWDQLLVFDDVELFGEASELRDDPPIIVVEIFDQDTVGKAEFIGRTFAKPTIKMCDEHYGPPRFPPQLEYYQIYRGNCTAGELLAAFELLQIPFDSEEIRRALIAVHNFAVPQIKIGQGGRADLPVLEGPTDSERGPILPVPLGIRPVLSRYRIEVLFWGLRDLKRINLAQVDRPRVDIECAGRGVQSALIQNYKKNPNFSTLVKWFEVDLPENELLHPPLNIRVVDCRAFGRYILVGSHAVSCLRRFIYSAPDKTSNHWATAAKLMNGYLVLTNGGSRPCSSPSISSRTFSRPAGDISVSMDGDGSVRKMDTVVKLDAMSDAVVKVDMTEEEGDKEKSKKKKKKKKGGVEEEEETDESVLDWWSKYFASIETLKETLRAQEAAQAEAEEREDLEIAAETAGPKTKEKSKEKKSSKDKKKGHAADASENRPVKAKVDELMVYNKELESEYGNFEDWLHTFNLYRGKAGDDDEHALDDDRIVGRFKGSLCMYKLPLSEEITREAGFDPNMGMFQSIPHNDPINVLVRVYVVRATDLHPADINGKADPYVVIKLGKSEVKDKENYISKQLNPVFGKSFDIEATFPMESMLTVSVYDWDLVGTDDLIGETKIDLENRFYSKFRATCGISSNYSVHGYNVWRDPMKPSQILAKLCKDGKIDGPHYGPGGKVKVANRIFTGQTEIEDENGLKKQTEEHLALAVLNHWEEIPRVGCKLVPEHVETRPLLNPDKPGIEQGRIEMWVDMFPMDMPAPGPAIEISPRKPKRYELRVIIWNTDEVILEDDDYFTGEKSSDIFVRGFELRVVIWNTDDVILEDDAFMTGEKMSDIYVRGWLKGQQEDKQDTDVHYHSLTGEGNFNWRFVFPFDYLMAEEKIVISKKESMFSWDETEYKIPPRLTLQVWDADHFSADDFLGAIELDLNRFPRGAKTAKQCSLDMIRNEHELPTISIFKQKRVKGWWPFVARDENDEMELTGKVEAELHLVTAEEAEKSPVGLGRNEPDPLEKPNRPTASMSWLLNPMRTVCIMAWRHYKLHCLVLLAAALCLLFLALLFFSLPSELSHKIFNPAG from the exons ACATTTCGATGGCCCATTGCCAGCAGGCTGGATGGAAATGAGATGCTGGAGGTCCAAGTGTACAATTACAGCAAAGTCTTCTCCAACAG ACTGGTTGGGACTTTCTGTATGGTGCTCCAGAAAGTGGCTGAAGAGGGACACCTAGAGCTGACTGATACGCTCATCGATGACAACAACACGTCCATAAAG ACAAACGTGACCCTGGAGATCAGATACCAGCCGATGGATGGAACGGTGGGAGTGTGGAGCGATGGGGAGTTCCTGGACGTCCCCGACGATCGTGATGGGATGTTTTCTTTTGAGACGGACAGCTTGCTGTCGGGACAAAGTCACGGGTCGGGCACGTCCCCTGGACGGTCTTTACAGGGATCGATACCAACCTTCAGAAA AGCAGGGAGGGGAGTTTTCTCAGCCATGAAGCTTGGCAAGATCAAGAGCTCTAGAGATGACCACAAGAGAGGAG ATGAGCCAGCCATCCTGGACATGGAGGACCTGGACAGGAAGGCGATGCGTCTCGCTGGAGCACTGGATCCGGACACCATCTCCTTGGCCTCCGTCACCGCCGTCACCACCAACGTCTCCAATAAGAG GTCGAAGCCAGACATCAAGATGGAGCCAAGCTCTGGACGACCAGTGGATTATCAG ATCAGCATCACGGTCATCGAGGCCCGGCAGCTAATAGGCCTCAACATGGaccctgtggtgtgtgtggagATTGGAGATGACAAGAAGTACACATCTATGAAGGAGTCCACCAACTGTCCGTACTATAATGAG TATTTTGTCTTTGATTTCCACGTCCCTCCGGACGTCATGTTCGACAAGATCATTAAGCTCTCG GTTATTCATTCTAAAAACCTTCTACGGAGTGGGACGCTGGTGGGAACCTTCAAGATGGATGTTGGGACCGTTTACTCTCAGCCTG AGCACCAGTTCTACCACAAGTGGGCCATCCTTTCCGACCCTGATGACATCACAGCGGGATGCAAGGGATACATTAAGTGTGACATCGCTGTGGTCGGGAAGGGCGACAACATCAAGACGCCGCATAAAGCCAACGAGACCGATGAAGACGACATAGAAGG AAACCTTCTGCTCCCCGAGGGAATCCCAGCCGAGAGGCAGTGGGCGAGGTTCTACGTGAAGATCTATCGCGCTGAGGGACTTCCCAAAATGAACACGAGCATCATGGCTAATGTGAAAAAGGCATTCATAGGGGAGAACAGAGACCTGGTTGACCCCTATGTTCAAGTGCAATTTGCTGGACAGAAG GGAAAGACCTCAGTCCAGAAGAGCAGCTATGAACCGATCTGGAATGAGCAGATCGTCTTCACCGAGCtgttccctcctctctgcaaaAGGATGAAGGTCCAAATAAGAGACTCGGATAAGGTCAATGACGTTGCCATAGGAACCCACTTCATTGACTTGCGCAAGATATCAAACGAAGGAGATAAAG GGTTCCTGCCCACGCTGGGTCCAGCCTGGGTCAACATGTACGGTTCCACCCGTCAATACACTCTGATGGACGAGCACCAGGACCTGAACGAAGGACTTGGAGAAGGCGTGTCCTTCAGAGCTCGTCTGCTGGTCTCCATAGCCGTGGAGATCCTGGACACCACGTCCCCCGAGATCATCTGCTCCAGTGACGTTCAGATGGACTCTGTGTCCAACATCTCAGAG AGTGCCACTGGGAAAATAGAAGAGTTCTTCCTCTTTGGTTCCTTCCTGGAAGCCACCATGATTGACAGGAAGATTGGTGACAAAATGATAAGCTTTGAAATCACAAtag GTAACTACGGCAACCAGATAGATGGCGTGAGCAAACCTTCGTCaacaaggaggaagaagaaggatgcGGAGaacgaggaagaggagagcgAGCTAATCCAGAACTCCAGTGAGGATGAGGCGGACGAGGACAAGGACCTCGTCTCTGTGTCCTCGACTCCTCTCATGAAGCCAGTCATCACTGACAG GAACTACTTCCATCTCCCCTACTTTGAAAAGAAGCCGTGTGTCTACATCAAGAGCTGGTGGCAGGACCAGAGGAGAAGACTTTACAATTCTAACATGATGGATAAGATCGCAGACAAGCTG GAGGAAGGTGTGAATGATGTTCAGGAGATTATTAAGACGGAGAAGGCCTTTCCGGAGCGCAGGCTCAGGGGAGTGCTGGAGGAGCTCAGCATCGGCTGCAG TCGGTTTGTGACACTCGCTAACAAGGATGTGAACCACGCAGGCCGAACCAAACTGGACCGAGAGCGGCTCAAGTCCTGCATGAGAGAGATG GACAGCATGGCCCAACAGGCCAAACAGATTCGCACTCAGGTGAAGAAGAACACAGTCAGAGACAAACTCAAGCTGGTGCAGAACTTCCTGCTGAAGCTGCGTTTCCTCGCCGACGAG CCTCAGCACAGCATCCCAGATGTTTTCATCTGGATGATGAGCAACAGCAAGCGCATTGCTTATGCCCGGATTCCTTCCAAAGACATCTTGTACTCGATAGTGGACGAGGAAACTGGCAAAGATTGTGGAAAAGTCAAAGCTGTCTTCCTCAAG CTGCCCGGTAAGAAGGGGTTTGGACCAGCAGGCTGGACGGTGCAGGCTAAGCTGGAGTTGTACCTGTGGCTGGGCCTCAACAAGCAACGGAAAGACTTCCTGAATGGTCTTCCTAATGGTTTTGAAGAGATCAGATCTGCTAAAACCAGCTGCGGTCTTCCCTCTATCCCACCTGTCAGCCTTGTCTACAACA TGAAGCAGGTGTTCCAGCTGAGAGCGCACATGTATCAGGCTCGCAGTCTGTTCGCCGCTGACAGCAGTGGCCTTTCAGACCCCTTCGCCCGGGTCTTCTTCTCTACACACAGCCAGGTTACCGAG GTTCTCAGTGAGACTCTTTGCCCGACGTGGGACCAGCTACTGGTTTTTGATGATGTGGAGCTGTTCGGTGAGGCCAGTGAGCTCAGAGACGACCCTCCGATCATTGTGGTCGAAATCTTCGACCAGGACACTGTG GGTAAGGCAGAGTTCATAGGTCGGACGTTCGCGAAGCCCACCATCAAGATGTGCGACGAGCATTACGGACCCCCGAGGTTCCCGCCCCAGCTGGAGTACTACCAGATCTACAGAGGGAACTGCACTGCGGGGGAGCTGCTGGCCGCCTTCGAGCTGCTCCAG ATACCCTTCGATTCAGAGGAGATCAGGCGAGCTCTGATTGCCGTCCATAACTTTGCTGTTCCTCAAATCAAG ATTGGTCAGGGAGGTCGGGCTGACCTTCCAGTCCTGGAAGGGCCAACAGACTCGGAGCGAGGACCTATTCTTCCTGTGCCGCTGGGCATCCGACCTGTCCTGAGTCGCTACCGCATAGAG gttttgttttggggATTAAGAGACCTGAAGAGGATCAACTTAGCTCAGGTGGATCGACCTCGTGTGGACATAGAGTGTGCAGGTAGAGGTGTTCAGTCCGCCCTCATCCAGAACTACAAGAAGAATCCCAACTTCAGCACCTTGGTGAAATGGTTCGAGGTG GACCTTCCAGAGAatgagcttctccatcctcctctcaaCATCCGGGTGGTGGACTGCAGAGCGTTCGGACGTTACATCCTGGTGGGGTCCCACGCTGTGAGCTGCCTGAGGCGTTTCATCTACAGCGCTCCGGACAAGACCTCCAATCACTGGGCCACAGCAG CCAAGCTAATGAATGGCTACCTGGTCCTAACCAATGGCGGCTCCCGACCCTGCTCCTCACCCAGCATCTCTTCCCGCACCTTCTCTCGCCCCGCAGGTGACATCAGCGTCAGCATGGATGGGGACGGTTCGGTCCGAAAGATGGACACAGTCGTCAAGTTAGACGCC ATGTCTGACGCTGTTGTAAAAGTTGACATG ACCGAGGAAGAGGGTGATAAAGAGaaaagtaagaagaagaaaaagaagaagaagggaggagtggaggaggaggaggagacggatgAGAGCGTGCTGGACTGGTGGTCGAAATATTTTGCTTCAATAGAGACGCTGAAGGAG actctcCGAGCACAGGAGGCTGCtcaggcagaggcagaggagagagaagaccTGGAGATTGCAGCTGAAACTGCAG GCCCCAAGACGAAGGAGAagagcaaagagaagaagagctcCAAGGACAAGAAGAAGGGTCACGCCGCAGACGCCTCAGAGAATCGACCAGTCAAAGCAAAAGTGGATGAGCTGATG GTGTACAACAAGGAGCTGGAGAGTGAGTATGGCAACTTCGAGGACTGGCTTCACACTTTCAACTTGTACAGAGGAAAGGCAGGGGACGACGACGAGCACGCTCTGGATGACGACAGGATTGTCGGCAGATTCAAG GGATCCCTGTGCATGTACAAGCTACCTCTGTCTGAGGAGATCACGAGAGAGGCAGGATTTGATCCCAACATGGGCATGTTCCAGAGCATTCCTCACAACGATCCCATCAACGTCCTCGTCCGTGTCTACGTGGTCAGG GCTACAGACCTCCACCCTGCTGATATCAACGGGAAGGCTGATCCATACGTCGTCATCAAGCTGGGGAAGTCAGAGGTCAAGGACAAAGAGAACTACATCTCCAAACAGCTCAATCCTGTATTTGGCAA ATCATTTGACATCGAGGCCACGTTCCCCATGGAGTCCATGCTCACGGTGTCTGTGTACGACTGGGATCTGGTCGGCACTGACGACCTGATTGGGGAGACAAAGATTGACTTGGAGAATCGCTTCTACAGCAAATTCAGAGCCACGTGCGGCATTTCATCCAACTACTCCGT GCATGGGTACAATGTTTGGCGGGATCCTATGAAGCCCAGCCAGATCCTGGCTAAGCTCTGTAAAGACGGCAAGATTGATGGACCTCATTATGGCCCGGGAGGCAAAGTCAAGGTGGCAAATCGAATCTTTACGGGACAGACAGAGATCGAGGACGAAAACG GATTGAAGAAGCAGACCGAGGAGCATTTAGCCCTGGCAGTGTTGAATCACTGGGAGGAGATCCCGAGAGTTGGCTGCAAGTTGGTCCCCGAACACGTTGAGACCAGACCACTGCTGAACCCTGACAAACCCGGCATCGAACAG GGCCGTATTGAGATGTGGGTGGACATGTTTCCTATGGACATGCCTGCGCCTGGACCTGCGATTGAAATATCGCCACGGAAACCAAAGAG ATATGAGCTCAGGGTGATTATTTGGAATACAGACGAAGTAATACTGGAGGACGATGATTACTTCACTGGGGAAAAGTCCAGTGACATATTTGTCAGGGG CTTTGAGCTTCGTGTTGTTATTTGGAACACTGATGACGTAATTCTAGAGGACGATGCTTTCATGACAGGAGAGAAGATGTCTGACATCTATGTCAGGGG GTGGCTGAAGGGGCAGCAGGAGGACAAACAGGACACGGACGTGCACTACCACTCGCTGACTGGCGAGGGCAACTTTAACTGGCGCTTTGTCTTCCCCTTTGATTACCTCATGGCCGAGGAGAAGATCGTCATCTCCAAGAAGGAGTCCATGTTCTCCTGGGACGAGACCGAATACAAGATCCCCCCTCGGCTCACGCTGCAGGTCTGGGACGCAGACCACTTCTCCGCTGATGACTTCCTGG GCGCAATCGAGCTGGACCTGAACCGGTTCCCACGCGGCGCCAAGACAGCCAAGCAGTGCTCCCTCGACATGATCCGAAACGAGCACGAGCTGCCCACAATTTCCATCTTCAAACAGAAGCGCGTGAAAGGGTGGTGGCCGTTTGTAGCCCGGGACGAGAACGACGAGATGGAGCTCACG GGTAAAGTTGAGGCTGAGCTCCACCTGGTGACGgcagaagaagcagagaagagTCCTGTGGGACTGGGCCGAAATGAGCCTGATCCACTGGAGAAACCAAA